The following coding sequences are from one Defluviitalea raffinosedens window:
- a CDS encoding VWA domain-containing protein, with protein MNFYNPWGFLGLIAIPIIILMYLLKQKYEEVKVPSVFLWEQALSYSQAYQPWQKLRKNLLLFIQLLAAALLVIALANPYLTGKWEKSGNYIFILDSSMSMQAEDEKPNRFENAKNQMEHIINSLEPNAEISLIVMEKEPYILVNKSTEKNTVIKKLREVEVSNTEANSEETASLVQALYEQTKGKIYLFSDENMFVPDLDIEFVKVGKNSDNCGIVLLSHSKEEGQLAVLVRVKNFGKTPRKVSVSLYGDEEFIDVKEAELSADQESNVFFAGVPKNIEILKAEIDSDDVLKTDNIMYDVVQEDVKQKVLLITEQNIFLEQMMSILPQVELYKGDFENQEVPKGYYLYIFDGKMPSVLPEDGHILIFNPEANNPLVQVEGEVEVDHILPSGSRLFEFIKEMDFDIAKAKKMVLPEWGEEILGSDQTPLIFFGELQEQKVLICGFDLHDTDLPLKKEFPIFIYNIMQWFIPSEANNLKNITAGDTIEFDILPEAREVNLVDPKGNIEKLAPPFPVQPYKNIDELGIYVLEQKGENRDVFYSFAVNPPTELESDLDRTNQDNVQVGNKASEEEKIARNRNLKNIFILLVLLLLVFEWWLYIRREKKVFLTSIRCIIAILLVFSLMGFEIRKTIDATTTIFAVDLSDSSKASIKEAENFIQQAIAFKSDHDEVGIVSFGGNAAVEVSPKSEPVFSGFDTIINAHFTDISQGLKLSSSLIPEESKKRIVLISDGQENLGDALSQAKILAGQNIKVDVVPVQKSVSDEVQITDLTLPQYLNLHQEFSVQIRVDSLVDTQGILKIYNGKNLVETQKVNIRKGQNRFAFSDKAEEGGGRIYRVELEADKDSMNENNVAYGYTNVEDIPHLLLIEKDHSGEEIRKLLEGTKVEINAIEPYLSPTQMDELSQYDGVILANISGDDLDEKFLGNLEYYVSHLGGGVVVTGGENAYALGNYFDTPLETILPVEMELKDKNNIPDMGLMIVTDRSGSMEEAPYGISKLELAKEAAIRAAEVLHSFDQIGVIAFDDMPQEIVKFQKIDNNLESIKNDIASISPGGGTSIIPALRKAYETLYSADTKVKHIILLTDGQAERSGYSELLGQMKASGITLSTVAVGRSSDTVLLEELAQNGGGRYYYTDEFSDLPKIFMKETMMAGKTYINTETFYPKVTGISPILKDIEELAPLHGYISTTPKNRAEVILKSEKDDPVLAVWRYGLGKTAVWTSDVHNQWSADWLSSDSGVRIIRNMISWVLRKPMSDTIKVEGKVIGDQIELSAEVQNSDLTEEIEVNVVKPDLTQETLVLKPTAPGKYTGRFDGNDLGAYMLNFQINRNGETESIHTGINISYSSEYDIRKITAETTLLSKIAQLTGGKILTDAKEVFKPIEDSIYGKKDITEILLILSLLLYLLDIAYRRVGFIHSIIDNGILLIAKKMRNRKKEYNKEKSQKQELKRSKTKKPKVKEKQKSVTQEQMKENTSMVLLNQKRKRSKK; from the coding sequence CAGCTTCTTGCAGCAGCTCTGCTTGTAATTGCTTTGGCAAACCCCTATTTGACCGGGAAATGGGAAAAGTCAGGGAATTACATATTCATTCTTGACAGTTCCATGAGTATGCAGGCAGAAGATGAAAAACCTAATCGGTTTGAAAACGCAAAGAATCAAATGGAACACATTATTAACTCTTTGGAGCCCAATGCAGAAATTTCTCTTATAGTGATGGAAAAAGAACCTTATATTCTGGTGAACAAGTCCACTGAAAAAAATACAGTCATAAAAAAGCTTAGAGAGGTAGAGGTATCCAATACAGAGGCCAACAGTGAAGAAACAGCTTCGTTGGTGCAGGCCCTTTATGAGCAGACAAAAGGAAAAATCTATTTGTTTTCTGATGAGAATATGTTTGTTCCTGATTTAGATATAGAATTTGTCAAAGTAGGTAAGAACTCTGATAATTGCGGGATTGTATTATTATCTCATTCAAAGGAAGAAGGGCAATTAGCTGTACTGGTAAGAGTAAAAAATTTTGGAAAGACACCTAGAAAAGTATCTGTGTCCCTTTATGGAGATGAAGAATTTATTGATGTAAAGGAAGCAGAACTTTCAGCGGATCAGGAATCAAATGTTTTTTTTGCAGGAGTTCCAAAGAATATAGAAATCTTAAAAGCTGAAATCGATTCAGATGATGTTTTAAAAACAGACAACATTATGTACGATGTGGTACAAGAAGATGTAAAGCAAAAAGTTTTACTCATTACAGAACAGAACATTTTTTTAGAACAGATGATGTCCATACTTCCCCAAGTGGAATTATATAAGGGCGATTTTGAAAACCAAGAAGTACCCAAGGGATATTATTTGTATATTTTTGATGGCAAAATGCCTTCTGTTCTGCCTGAGGACGGACATATACTGATCTTTAATCCTGAAGCGAACAATCCTTTGGTTCAAGTAGAAGGAGAGGTAGAAGTTGATCATATTTTGCCGTCGGGCAGCAGACTATTTGAATTTATAAAAGAAATGGATTTTGATATTGCTAAAGCCAAGAAAATGGTTCTTCCTGAATGGGGAGAAGAAATTCTTGGTTCTGATCAAACACCTTTAATTTTCTTTGGAGAATTACAGGAGCAAAAAGTTCTTATCTGCGGTTTTGACTTGCATGATACAGATTTACCGCTAAAAAAAGAATTTCCTATTTTTATATATAACATCATGCAGTGGTTCATTCCTTCTGAGGCCAATAATCTAAAAAACATCACTGCAGGAGATACCATTGAGTTTGATATATTGCCGGAAGCTCGGGAGGTCAATTTAGTAGATCCTAAAGGGAATATTGAGAAATTAGCGCCTCCTTTTCCGGTACAGCCTTATAAAAATATTGATGAATTGGGAATATATGTACTTGAACAGAAAGGTGAAAACAGAGATGTTTTTTACTCTTTTGCAGTCAATCCTCCAACAGAATTGGAATCTGATTTGGACAGGACTAATCAAGATAATGTCCAAGTTGGTAATAAAGCTTCTGAAGAAGAAAAGATTGCAAGAAATCGTAATTTAAAAAACATATTTATACTCTTAGTGTTGCTTTTGCTTGTCTTTGAATGGTGGTTATACATTCGAAGAGAAAAGAAAGTATTTCTTACAAGTATTCGATGTATCATTGCGATATTGCTTGTTTTCTCCTTGATGGGATTTGAAATCAGGAAGACGATCGATGCAACCACCACCATATTTGCCGTAGATCTATCCGATAGTTCTAAAGCATCTATAAAAGAGGCGGAGAATTTTATTCAGCAAGCCATTGCTTTCAAAAGTGATCACGATGAAGTTGGAATTGTGAGTTTTGGAGGCAATGCAGCAGTGGAAGTGAGCCCAAAGTCAGAACCAGTTTTTTCAGGATTTGATACGATTATTAATGCGCATTTTACAGATATTTCTCAGGGATTAAAGCTATCTTCTTCTCTTATTCCGGAAGAATCCAAAAAGCGGATTGTACTCATTTCAGATGGGCAAGAAAATCTGGGAGATGCATTAAGTCAAGCAAAAATCTTGGCAGGGCAGAATATAAAGGTGGATGTAGTTCCTGTCCAGAAGTCTGTTTCTGATGAAGTACAGATCACGGATTTAACACTTCCCCAGTATTTAAATCTGCATCAGGAATTTAGTGTTCAAATAAGGGTGGACAGCTTAGTCGATACTCAGGGAATTTTGAAAATATATAACGGAAAAAATTTAGTAGAGACTCAAAAGGTTAATATTCGAAAAGGACAAAATAGATTTGCTTTCTCCGACAAAGCTGAAGAAGGGGGAGGCAGAATTTATCGTGTTGAACTGGAAGCGGACAAAGACAGCATGAATGAAAATAATGTAGCTTATGGCTATACTAATGTGGAAGATATTCCCCATTTGCTTTTAATTGAGAAGGACCATAGCGGGGAAGAGATTAGAAAATTGTTGGAAGGGACAAAGGTTGAAATCAATGCAATTGAACCTTATCTTTCCCCTACCCAAATGGATGAATTGTCCCAGTATGATGGGGTTATTTTAGCCAATATCTCAGGGGATGACTTGGACGAAAAATTTCTGGGCAATTTAGAGTATTATGTGAGTCATTTGGGAGGAGGAGTAGTCGTAACCGGTGGAGAAAATGCTTACGCTCTGGGGAACTATTTTGATACTCCCTTGGAGACAATACTGCCGGTAGAAATGGAGTTAAAAGATAAAAACAATATTCCGGATATGGGACTTATGATTGTCACTGACAGGTCCGGAAGTATGGAAGAAGCCCCTTATGGTATCTCAAAACTGGAACTGGCAAAAGAAGCGGCTATTCGTGCAGCAGAAGTTCTGCACTCCTTTGATCAAATAGGAGTTATTGCATTTGATGATATGCCTCAAGAAATTGTAAAGTTTCAAAAAATAGATAATAATCTTGAAAGTATTAAGAATGATATTGCAAGTATTTCGCCTGGAGGAGGAACCAGTATTATTCCTGCCCTTAGAAAAGCCTATGAAACGCTTTACAGCGCAGATACTAAAGTTAAACATATTATTCTTCTTACAGACGGTCAGGCAGAAAGATCAGGATACAGCGAGCTCCTTGGACAAATGAAAGCATCAGGCATCACTTTATCCACAGTAGCTGTGGGAAGATCTTCTGATACAGTTTTATTGGAGGAATTGGCTCAAAATGGAGGAGGAAGATATTATTATACCGATGAGTTTTCTGATTTGCCTAAAATTTTTATGAAAGAAACGATGATGGCAGGAAAAACTTATATCAATACCGAAACTTTTTATCCAAAAGTAACAGGAATTTCTCCTATATTGAAGGATATAGAGGAATTGGCGCCACTTCATGGATATATTTCCACAACGCCTAAAAACCGTGCAGAAGTGATTTTAAAAAGCGAAAAGGATGATCCTGTTTTAGCTGTCTGGAGATACGGATTAGGTAAAACGGCTGTATGGACTTCGGATGTTCACAATCAGTGGAGTGCTGATTGGCTGTCCTCAGATTCTGGGGTTAGAATTATCAGAAATATGATTTCATGGGTTTTAAGGAAGCCAATGAGTGATACGATTAAAGTAGAGGGAAAAGTTATAGGTGATCAGATCGAACTAAGTGCAGAAGTCCAAAATTCAGATCTAACAGAAGAAATTGAAGTGAATGTTGTTAAACCGGATTTAACTCAAGAGACTCTGGTGCTTAAACCTACAGCTCCTGGCAAATACACTGGGAGATTTGATGGAAATGATTTGGGAGCTTATATGTTGAATTTCCAAATTAACAGGAATGGAGAAACAGAATCCATTCATACGGGAATCAATATATCTTATTCTTCAGAATACGATATTCGCAAAATCACTGCAGAAACTACTCTTTTAAGTAAAATTGCCCAGTTAACAGGGGGAAAGATTTTAACAGATGCAAAAGAAGTCTTTAAGCCTATAGAAGACTCGATTTATGGGAAAAAAGATATTACAGAGATCCTGCTTATTCTAAGTCTTTTACTATACCTTTTGGATATCGCCTATAGAAGAGTAGGTTTTATTCACAGTATAATAGACAATGGAATACTCTTGATTGCTAAAAAAATGAGAAATCGAAAAAAAGAATACAATAAGGAGAAAAGTCAGAAACAGGAACTAAAAAGGTCTAAAACGAAAAAGCCAAAGGTTAAAGAAAAACAAAAGTCTGTTACCCAAGAACAAATGAAAGAGAATACAAGTATGGTATTATTAAATCAAAAGAGAAAAAGATCAAAGAAGTAG